One Luteibacter aegosomaticola genomic window carries:
- a CDS encoding site-specific integrase, producing the protein MSNISRSNPSRARRLAPRTPSRSLPPVPPSAEASDLIRSIDAAPAPAPRIRHVGETEDGHRVMTRTARPIHQVRATLKRKAIEDAIMTMSDDELASVQVEPEPVFEPSPSARHVMAISDVRKKTPRPAVPVDLTPRPTVDEITRSKRGLPANPTWQHPALMQQGVSHTGTFVIQSDVTLTDRYPVYVDYLRQKHTSRSCTIGGLWTLRILTELVGDKRLCELGPGDVDVFLHAISVWPPHASKRRDYRLMKAPAVVAKAKRLKDPPIDVGTQQRHIDLLRTFFRWLENRHEVVPGLLKGVRLFSSTDDRGQRRKPFDPHELELLFHPKHDKTFTKPHQYWARFLGYYQGLRVNELSQIYVDDISLIDGLWCIDVTRDRPGQRLKNSQSRRTLPIHPVLVENGFLDFVQQARRWGRVTLFPGLVWGANGPGDTTSDWFNRSFLRRTCGIKAKDKVFHSFRHNFATHGERSGLSDARIAIMLGHSAGDSILRKHYLMKLNLLDMQQSMGKMQFMPLQHLPYEPAQYEQAFEQAAEDEARFERIEQVYGRAA; encoded by the coding sequence ATGTCCAACATCTCCCGCTCCAACCCATCCCGTGCCCGCCGTCTTGCGCCCCGCACGCCGTCCCGCTCACTCCCTCCCGTCCCACCCTCCGCCGAAGCCTCCGACCTCATCCGCAGCATTGATGCCGCCCCTGCCCCTGCGCCCCGCATCCGGCATGTCGGCGAAACCGAGGACGGTCACCGCGTCATGACCCGGACGGCCAGACCCATCCACCAGGTCCGTGCCACGTTGAAGCGCAAGGCGATTGAGGACGCCATCATGACGATGTCCGATGATGAGCTTGCAAGCGTGCAAGTCGAGCCAGAGCCTGTGTTCGAACCCTCCCCGTCCGCGCGGCATGTCATGGCCATCAGTGACGTGCGAAAGAAGACCCCGCGTCCTGCCGTGCCCGTTGACCTCACGCCCCGCCCCACGGTCGATGAAATCACCCGCAGCAAGCGCGGTCTTCCCGCCAACCCCACTTGGCAGCATCCGGCATTGATGCAGCAGGGTGTTTCGCACACCGGCACCTTCGTCATCCAGTCGGATGTCACCCTGACCGACCGGTATCCGGTGTACGTCGATTACCTGCGCCAGAAGCACACGTCGCGCTCTTGCACCATTGGCGGCCTCTGGACGCTGCGCATCCTCACGGAACTTGTCGGTGACAAGCGTCTGTGCGAGCTCGGGCCTGGGGACGTCGACGTGTTTTTGCACGCCATCAGTGTCTGGCCCCCGCATGCGAGCAAGCGGCGCGACTATCGTTTGATGAAGGCCCCTGCGGTGGTCGCCAAGGCGAAGCGTCTGAAAGACCCCCCGATCGATGTGGGCACGCAGCAGCGCCACATCGATTTGCTGCGGACATTTTTCCGCTGGCTGGAAAACCGCCACGAAGTGGTGCCAGGACTTCTGAAAGGGGTGCGTCTGTTTTCATCGACCGACGACCGGGGTCAGCGGCGCAAGCCCTTTGACCCGCATGAACTCGAACTCCTCTTCCACCCCAAGCACGACAAGACGTTTACCAAGCCCCACCAGTACTGGGCGCGGTTTCTCGGCTACTACCAGGGATTGCGTGTCAACGAGTTATCCCAAATCTACGTCGATGACATCTCCCTCATCGATGGTTTGTGGTGCATTGATGTCACCCGTGACCGGCCGGGGCAGCGACTGAAAAACAGCCAGTCGCGTCGCACGCTTCCCATCCATCCCGTCCTGGTGGAAAACGGCTTTCTCGACTTTGTACAGCAAGCAAGGCGCTGGGGCCGGGTCACCCTCTTCCCCGGTCTGGTGTGGGGTGCAAATGGGCCGGGGGATACAACATCCGACTGGTTCAACCGGAGTTTTCTCAGACGGACGTGCGGCATCAAAGCAAAAGACAAGGTCTTCCATTCGTTCCGCCACAACTTCGCCACCCATGGTGAGCGCTCCGGTTTGTCTGATGCGCGCATCGCCATCATGCTTGGGCACAGTGCGGGGGATTCAATTCTCCGGAAGCACTACCTGATGAAGCTCAACCTCCTGGACATGCAGCAGTCGATGGGCAAAATGCAGTTCATGCCACTCCAACATCTGCCCTATGAGCCGGCACAGTATGAGCAGGCGTTCGAGCAGGCGGCAGAGGATGAGGCGCGGTTTGAGCGCATTGAGCAGGTGTATGGCCGGGCGGCGTGA